A window of the Chiloscyllium plagiosum isolate BGI_BamShark_2017 chromosome 13, ASM401019v2, whole genome shotgun sequence genome harbors these coding sequences:
- the LOC122556373 gene encoding ankyrin-1-like, protein MSALSEMTWKWMELHDSVSSCSSVRMNMNVKPADVNQPQQEQYIPSCSTMAPMSVQKAETSVATQEEEQDTTAQCQLSAKTTVLNDDCMDNSGWTPLHHAAFCGNISLIEYLLHRRAAINSRSKYYYTALHRAADNGHTEAVDYLLHRGALLEPQTRCGASPLHCSAATGHLSTAQLLIKYGASADIKDNNKWTPLHWACLNGHIDLIELLLKEGSSVDEKTDYGMTPLQLAVEAGNVKATAYLLKKGADIDAKDENNQTALHKAAANGNKEVRGRWISLIVLSNEKDTSIPVDNAAE, encoded by the exons ATGTCAGCCCTTTCAGAAATGACGTGGAAATGGATGGAGTTACACGATTCAGTTTCCTCCTGCAGCTCGGTCAGGATGAACATGAATGTAAAACCTGCAGATGTGAATCAACCTCAGCAGGAGCAATATATCCCTTCCTGCTCAACCATGGCACCAATGTCTGTGCAGAAAGCAGAAACTTCTGTTGCAACCCAGGAAGAAGAACAGGACACAACAGCTCAATGTCAACTTTCTGCTAA GACTACTGTTTTGAATGATGATTGCATGGATAATTCGGGCTGGACTCCACTACATCATGCTGCATTCTGTGGAAATATTTCTTTGATTGAGTATCTTCTTCATAGACGTGCTGCTATCAATAGCAGGAGTAAGTATTATTATACAGCACTGCATAGGGCTGCTGATAATGGACACACCGAAGCAGTGGATTACCTCTTACACCGTGGTGCCCTTCTTGAGCCCCAAACTCGCTGTGGAGCAAGCCCACTTCACTGCAGTGCAGCTACAGGTCACTTAAGCACTGCTCAGCTCTTAATAAAATATGGAGCCTCTGCAGACATTAAAGATAACAATAAGTGGACCCCATTACACTGGGCCTGCTTGAATGGGCATATAGACCTCATTGAACTGCTACTGAAGGAGGGATCTTCCGTGGATGAGAAGACAGATTATGGTATGACTCCACTACAACTAGCAGTTGAGGCTGGAAATGTCAAGGCCACCGCCTATTTACTGAAGAAAGGAGCCGACATAGATGCCAAGGATGAAAATAATCAAACCGCTCTGCACAAAGCTGCTGCAAATGGAAATAAGGAGGTAAGAGGCAGATGGATAAGTCTGATAGTGTTGAGCAATGAAAAAGATACTTCTATACCTGTAGACAATGCTGCAGAATGA